One stretch of Chloroflexota bacterium DNA includes these proteins:
- a CDS encoding PaREP1/PaREP8 domain-containing protein, with amino-acid sequence MEHENHQQTARDFLTASDREFLDGDKLQASEKLWGAATHAVMAAAVQRNWPCRTHRALKLAVDQLADEFEDESLPGGFGLAEKFHKNFYHDEMEDYEIATDRPRVHRFVHHLLALIDRNGDG; translated from the coding sequence ATGGAGCACGAAAACCACCAACAGACGGCGCGGGACTTCCTGACGGCCTCAGACCGTGAGTTCCTTGACGGCGACAAGCTGCAAGCCTCAGAGAAGCTTTGGGGCGCAGCAACGCACGCCGTCATGGCTGCTGCCGTACAGCGCAACTGGCCCTGCCGCACCCACCGAGCCCTCAAGCTCGCCGTAGACCAGCTTGCGGACGAATTCGAGGATGAGTCGTTGCCTGGCGGGTTCGGGCTTGCTGAGAAGTTCCATAAGAACTTCTACCACGATGAGATGGAAGACTATGAGATCGCCACTGACCGTCCGCGAGTCCACCGCTTTGTACACCACCT